In one window of Poriferisphaera corsica DNA:
- a CDS encoding flagellin N-terminal helical domain-containing protein has product MSRINTNVNVMTAQRVTGMNTKSLNTSLERLSTGLRINRGKDDPAGLIASENLRSEKAAIESAISNAQRADQVVNVAEGGLQEINSALVELQSLVTGSANEAGLSKEEKEANQQQVESILQTIDRISNNTSFQGTKLLNGDFDFQVAGKDANVQSLEINAAKIGSEPLKVQANITQSAQQAGVYMSLGGTLQLDDDADSTFSIEIGGSLGSRQLSFASGTTTSDMAAQINTFTDVTGIKAVAVNSGDQDGIKLVSTDYGSNEFVSVEVLDDGNASAGDGIYNLDSKNTNALGKTLGTPTTTTSDDQADAATATAFGIAVGDIGTLNVGDTRTVVAANGDQTVYTYQGAGTNSDHKFDVAVSVASTSALTSFASANDVIRDEGQDVTGTINGLAARGDGRTMSVKSDALDMSVTLKDNGAATTASATKTGIVDLVNITGGGAQFSIGPSVDATNSVRLGISSVSSREIGTTSFGAKTYSLSDLGGAGDLNVIDGNLEEAQDVVNKAIKSISAQRGRLGSFQKNIIGSTVNSMGVALENIAAAESAIRDTDFAKETAEMTRSQILSQASQTVLAQAKSQPMSVLSLL; this is encoded by the coding sequence ATGAGTCGAATTAATACCAACGTTAATGTGATGACGGCACAACGCGTCACCGGGATGAACACAAAGTCCCTGAACACTTCCTTGGAACGTCTGAGCACGGGTTTACGAATCAACCGTGGTAAAGATGATCCCGCGGGTCTGATCGCTTCTGAGAACTTGCGTTCTGAGAAAGCTGCGATTGAATCTGCTATCAGTAATGCGCAGCGTGCTGATCAGGTCGTGAACGTCGCTGAAGGCGGCTTGCAGGAAATCAACAGTGCTTTGGTCGAGCTTCAGTCACTGGTTACAGGTTCAGCAAACGAAGCTGGTCTGTCCAAGGAAGAAAAAGAAGCGAACCAGCAGCAGGTTGAATCCATCCTGCAGACGATTGACCGTATCTCAAACAATACTTCTTTCCAGGGTACAAAACTGCTTAATGGCGATTTTGATTTCCAAGTAGCAGGCAAAGATGCCAACGTACAGTCATTGGAAATCAATGCAGCCAAGATCGGTAGTGAACCACTTAAGGTTCAGGCAAACATCACGCAGTCTGCCCAGCAGGCTGGTGTCTACATGTCACTCGGCGGCACGCTTCAGCTCGACGACGATGCGGACAGCACCTTCTCCATCGAGATCGGCGGCTCACTCGGCTCACGTCAGCTCAGCTTCGCTTCCGGCACAACCACTTCCGATATGGCGGCACAGATCAACACCTTCACCGATGTCACCGGCATCAAGGCTGTCGCAGTCAACAGCGGCGACCAGGACGGCATCAAGTTGGTCTCGACCGACTACGGCTCAAATGAGTTCGTGTCTGTGGAAGTTCTCGATGACGGCAACGCATCTGCAGGCGACGGCATCTATAATCTTGACAGCAAGAACACCAACGCTCTCGGCAAGACCTTGGGGACGCCTACGACAACAACCAGTGATGACCAAGCTGATGCCGCCACTGCGACCGCATTTGGTATCGCGGTCGGCGATATTGGCACGCTCAATGTTGGTGATACCCGTACCGTGGTCGCAGCCAACGGCGATCAAACGGTCTACACTTATCAGGGTGCTGGTACCAACAGCGATCACAAGTTTGATGTGGCGGTGAGCGTCGCAAGCACCAGCGCATTGACAAGCTTTGCGAGTGCGAACGATGTGATCCGTGATGAAGGCCAGGATGTCACCGGCACGATCAATGGTTTGGCAGCCCGCGGTGATGGCCGCACGATGTCGGTGAAGAGTGATGCACTGGATATGTCGGTGACACTCAAGGACAACGGTGCCGCCACGACGGCAAGTGCAACCAAGACCGGTATCGTCGACCTAGTGAACATCACTGGCGGCGGTGCACAGTTCTCGATCGGCCCATCAGTCGATGCCACCAACTCCGTGCGTCTGGGCATCTCATCGGTCAGCTCACGTGAAATCGGTACGACCAGCTTCGGTGCTAAGACTTACAGCTTGTCTGACCTTGGCGGTGCTGGTGACCTGAACGTCATCGATGGCAACCTTGAAGAGGCACAGGATGTTGTGAATAAGGCGATTAAGTCGATCTCCGCACAACGCGGTCGCTTAGGTTCCTTCCAGAAGAACATCATTGGTTCAACCGTGAACTCGATGGGTGTTGCTCTCGAGAATATCGCGGCGGCTGAATCAGCCATCCGTGATACGGACTTCGCGAAAGAAACGGCTGAAATGACACGCTCCCAGATCTTGTCGCAGGCATCACAAACGGTGCTCGCTCAGGCAAAATCTCAGCCAATGAGTGTCCTTTCACTGCTCTAA
- a CDS encoding DUF58 domain-containing protein: MSKPIRTRISWGPSCLWFSVTYLLALAATFYTQANLLFWAFGLMTGAIVASFCFCLITLRHVTVKRLLPMHGLAHEQLTIRYNIQNNARLSLLNLTVTELSEDITNHLPTSPIGWLLYVGSAQHMMAEAPCWPKHRGPLHFQKIQLACSFPFGILKKTVTFEQPDYLLIYPRIFRLNRRIAASISRITHEGNIQKEKSGGTEDYFGLREYHTGDSIRMINWKQSAKTGNLIVKEMTQPCPPQTMINLNLTPPDATDLTQTQIHSLQEQAISLVGSVICDAYTHGYPVGLTIPALDITFPLHHSLPHRTKILESLAQIELSSIDSDAAGTTDKDAINITTHPLSSHSSSKLTLSVHDINQYITDQDVSSHDLDQDEQSDGGAV; encoded by the coding sequence GTGAGCAAACCAATCAGAACGCGCATCTCTTGGGGACCCAGCTGCTTATGGTTCTCAGTCACCTACCTGCTCGCTCTTGCCGCGACATTCTATACACAAGCCAACCTTCTCTTCTGGGCATTTGGTCTTATGACCGGCGCTATCGTTGCATCTTTCTGCTTCTGCCTTATTACACTTCGTCATGTAACCGTCAAACGCCTTCTCCCAATGCACGGCCTCGCGCATGAGCAACTCACCATCCGGTACAACATCCAAAACAATGCGCGGCTCAGCTTACTCAATCTAACCGTAACCGAATTGAGTGAAGACATCACAAACCACCTGCCCACCTCCCCAATCGGCTGGCTACTATACGTTGGCTCAGCTCAACACATGATGGCCGAAGCCCCCTGCTGGCCCAAACATCGCGGGCCACTTCACTTCCAAAAAATCCAACTCGCCTGCTCATTTCCTTTCGGTATCCTCAAAAAAACAGTGACTTTCGAACAACCCGATTATTTACTCATCTATCCACGTATTTTTCGTTTAAATAGACGCATTGCAGCATCAATCTCTCGGATCACACACGAAGGTAATATACAAAAAGAAAAAAGTGGAGGTACGGAAGATTACTTCGGCCTTCGCGAGTATCACACCGGTGATAGCATCCGCATGATCAACTGGAAGCAATCGGCCAAAACAGGCAATCTGATCGTCAAAGAAATGACCCAACCGTGCCCTCCCCAAACAATGATCAACTTAAACCTCACACCCCCTGATGCTACGGACCTTACACAAACACAAATCCATTCGCTCCAAGAACAAGCAATCAGCCTCGTTGGCTCTGTCATTTGCGATGCCTATACACACGGCTACCCTGTAGGTCTGACTATCCCTGCATTAGACATAACCTTCCCTCTTCATCACAGCCTACCACACCGCACAAAAATCCTTGAATCTCTCGCACAGATCGAACTATCATCCATCGATTCCGATGCGGCTGGCACAACCGACAAAGACGCCATCAATATTACAACCCATCCTTTATCTAGCCACTCATCCAGCAAACTCACACTCAGCGTCCACGACATCAATCAATACATCACCGATCAAGACGTTTCGTCTCATGATCTTGACCAAGATGAGCAATCCGATGGAGGTGCTGTATGA
- a CDS encoding flagellin N-terminal helical domain-containing protein, whose translation MSRINTNVQSLISQRTLASQNKSLNGSLERLSTGLRINRGKDDPAGLIASENLRSEKASIGAAISNAGRADQVMNIAEGGLQEINSLLLEVQSLVTGSANDAGLSKEEKEANQLQIDSILETIDRISTSTSFQGTKLLNGTYDFTISGQNGVVDDVKVNAAKLSHGENRDVNVLVTKSAQHAGVLLSLGADKLDLGGMSANGTDKLTAADKNFIFEIAGAKGSKEFTFASGTTLNDMIAAINTYTDVTGLSATLSGGTAISLKSNEFGSDEYVSVKVIDDGDMDNNVTGPTTGIYKYEEKNGNVAHSTGIGATIADWGTNGSWTTTAFAAGAGTAAADAATMAGIIEATNLNAEGERDTSLGANTGALTTSITGIANNGSAVFTSYNENHEQVRYEVSKDGTGNISYKEVTEAYTPNADIAPLLPATWSYAEGKEPERDSGQDVGAIVNGVVATADGKHITVRTDVLDTEIKLSDSGAQSLNSVQAFTITGGGAQFNLGPSVDIINQAIIGISNVSVRNLGTFEHGYLDELGSSKDSNLVDGNLSKAQKIVDDAINQVSSLRGRIGAFQKNTIGSTINSLSVALENTSAAESSIRDTDFAAETAEMTRSQILSQAAQTVLGTANSSPQAVLSLLG comes from the coding sequence ATGAGTCGCATTAATACTAACGTACAGTCACTTATTTCCCAGAGAACATTAGCCAGTCAGAACAAATCCTTGAACGGCTCGCTTGAGCGTTTAAGCACAGGCTTGCGCATCAACCGCGGTAAAGATGACCCTGCGGGCTTAATCGCATCAGAAAACCTGCGTTCTGAAAAGGCATCCATCGGTGCTGCAATCAGCAATGCTGGACGTGCCGATCAGGTCATGAATATTGCTGAGGGTGGCTTGCAGGAAATCAATTCACTTCTGCTTGAAGTTCAATCGCTTGTTACAGGGTCTGCAAACGATGCAGGTCTCTCTAAAGAAGAAAAAGAAGCGAATCAGCTTCAGATCGATTCAATCCTTGAAACCATCGATCGTATTTCAACATCTACTTCATTCCAAGGCACAAAGTTGCTTAATGGAACTTACGACTTCACCATCTCCGGCCAAAACGGCGTTGTTGATGACGTAAAAGTTAACGCTGCGAAGCTTTCACACGGCGAAAACCGTGATGTAAATGTGCTCGTCACAAAATCCGCTCAACATGCTGGTGTTCTGCTCTCTTTAGGTGCAGATAAACTTGATCTTGGCGGGATGTCAGCCAACGGCACTGATAAGTTGACGGCAGCGGATAAGAACTTCATCTTTGAGATTGCAGGCGCAAAGGGTTCAAAAGAATTCACCTTTGCTTCAGGCACCACACTCAACGATATGATTGCAGCAATCAATACCTATACTGACGTGACTGGCCTCTCGGCAACACTCAGTGGCGGCACAGCCATTTCACTGAAATCAAACGAGTTTGGTTCCGATGAATATGTTTCCGTTAAAGTCATCGACGATGGCGATATGGATAACAATGTAACCGGACCAACGACTGGCATCTATAAATACGAAGAAAAGAACGGCAATGTTGCTCATTCCACCGGTATTGGTGCCACGATTGCAGACTGGGGCACCAATGGTTCCTGGACAACAACTGCATTCGCAGCAGGTGCTGGTACTGCCGCTGCAGACGCGGCAACGATGGCTGGGATCATTGAAGCGACCAACTTAAATGCTGAAGGTGAAAGAGATACATCACTTGGTGCAAACACTGGTGCTCTAACGACATCAATTACTGGTATCGCAAACAATGGTTCTGCTGTTTTCACCTCCTACAATGAGAACCACGAACAAGTTCGTTACGAAGTCAGCAAAGATGGTACTGGCAACATCTCATACAAAGAAGTCACAGAAGCCTATACACCAAACGCTGATATCGCACCATTATTGCCAGCAACATGGTCTTACGCTGAAGGTAAAGAGCCAGAGCGTGACTCCGGTCAAGACGTTGGCGCGATTGTAAACGGTGTTGTCGCAACTGCTGATGGCAAGCATATTACCGTCCGTACAGATGTTCTTGATACCGAAATCAAACTATCAGATAGTGGTGCTCAGAGTCTCAATTCTGTACAAGCTTTCACCATTACAGGTGGCGGTGCTCAGTTCAATCTCGGCCCATCAGTTGATATCATCAACCAGGCCATCATCGGTATTAGCAACGTATCTGTACGTAACCTTGGTACATTCGAACATGGTTACCTTGACGAGCTTGGCTCATCCAAGGACAGCAACCTGGTCGACGGTAACCTATCTAAGGCACAGAAGATTGTTGACGATGCAATCAATCAGGTTTCTTCGCTCCGTGGCCGCATCGGCGCCTTCCAGAAGAACACAATTGGTTCAACGATCAACTCACTGAGCGTTGCACTCGAAAATACAAGTGCTGCTGAATCATCCATCCGTGACACCGATTTTGCTGCAGAGACTGCTGAAATGACACGTTCTCAGATCCTCTCACAGGCTGCACAGACTGTACTCGGTACCGCGAACTCTTCACCACAAGCAGTTCTTTCACTACTCGGATAA
- a CDS encoding flagellin N-terminal helical domain-containing protein, whose amino-acid sequence MSRINTNVNVMTAQRVSGMQNKGLNTSLERLSTGLRINRGKDDPAGLIASENLRSEKAAISAAITNAERADQVVNVAEGGLQEINASLVELQSLVTASANEAGLSKEEKEANQQQVESILQTIDRIANNTSFQGTKLLNGNFDFQLADKDANVQSLEINAAKIGSEPLKVQANITQSAQQAGTYLSLGGTLQLDDNADSTFSIEIGGALGSRQLSFASGTTTADMAAQINTFTDVTGIKAITVNSGDQDGIKLLSTEYGSNEFVSVEVLDDGNVSAGDGIFNLDSKNTNALGKTLGTPTTTTSDDQADAATATAFGIAVGDIGTLNVGDTRTVVAANGDQTVYTYQGAGTNSDHKFDVAVSVASTSALTSFVSANDVIRDGGQDVTGTINGITARGDGRTMSVKSDALDMAVTLQDDGAASTASATKTGIVDLVNITGGGAQFSIGPSVDATNQVRLGISSVSSREIGTTSFGAETYNLADLGGSGDLNMIDGDLEKAQDVVNASIKSVSAMRGRFGSFQKNIIGSTVNSLGVALENISAAESAIRDTDFAKETAEMTRTQILSQASQTVLAQAKSQPMNVLSLLG is encoded by the coding sequence ATGAGTCGAATTAATACCAACGTCAATGTGATGACGGCACAACGTGTTTCGGGGATGCAAAACAAAGGATTGAACACTTCCTTGGAACGTCTGAGCACGGGTTTACGAATCAACCGTGGTAAAGATGATCCCGCGGGTCTGATCGCTTCTGAGAACTTGCGTTCTGAGAAGGCGGCGATTAGCGCAGCGATCACGAATGCCGAGCGTGCTGACCAGGTCGTGAACGTCGCTGAAGGCGGCTTGCAGGAAATCAATGCATCGCTTGTTGAGCTTCAGTCTTTGGTTACAGCATCAGCAAACGAAGCTGGTCTGTCCAAGGAAGAAAAAGAAGCGAACCAGCAGCAGGTTGAGTCTATCCTGCAGACGATTGACCGCATAGCAAACAATACTTCATTCCAAGGCACGAAATTGCTCAATGGAAATTTTGACTTCCAGTTGGCTGATAAAGACGCGAACGTACAGTCACTGGAAATTAATGCGGCCAAGATCGGCAGTGAACCACTCAAAGTTCAGGCAAACATCACACAGTCAGCTCAACAGGCAGGTACCTACCTATCACTCGGCGGTACACTTCAGCTGGATGACAACGCGGACAGCACGTTCTCCATCGAGATCGGTGGCGCACTCGGTTCACGTCAGCTCAGCTTCGCTTCTGGCACAACCACCGCAGATATGGCAGCACAGATCAATACTTTCACCGATGTCACAGGCATTAAAGCAATAACAGTCAATAGTGGCGATCAGGATGGTATTAAATTGCTATCTACAGAGTATGGTTCCAATGAATTTGTGTCGGTTGAAGTACTGGATGATGGCAACGTCTCAGCGGGCGACGGCATCTTCAATCTCGACAGCAAGAACACCAACGCTCTCGGCAAGACCTTGGGGACGCCTACGACAACAACCAGTGATGACCAAGCTGATGCCGCCACTGCGACCGCATTTGGTATCGCGGTCGGCGATATTGGCACGCTCAATGTTGGTGATACCCGTACCGTGGTCGCAGCCAACGGCGATCAAACGGTCTACACTTATCAGGGTGCTGGTACCAACAGCGATCACAAGTTTGATGTGGCGGTGAGCGTCGCAAGCACCAGCGCATTGACAAGCTTTGTGAGTGCAAACGATGTGATCCGTGATGGAGGCCAGGATGTGACCGGCACGATCAATGGGATCACTGCCCGCGGTGATGGCCGAACGATGTCGGTTAAGAGTGATGCACTGGATATGGCTGTCACACTTCAAGATGATGGTGCAGCATCAACTGCGAGTGCGACCAAGACAGGTATCGTTGACCTAGTGAACATCACTGGTGGCGGTGCACAGTTCTCGATCGGCCCATCAGTTGACGCAACCAATCAGGTACGCTTAGGCATCTCATCGGTCAGTTCACGTGAAATCGGAACAACAAGCTTCGGTGCAGAAACCTACAATCTTGCAGATCTCGGCGGCTCAGGTGACCTTAACATGATTGATGGTGATCTCGAAAAAGCGCAGGATGTCGTAAATGCATCAATTAAATCAGTTTCAGCAATGCGAGGCAGATTTGGTTCCTTCCAGAAGAACATCATTGGTTCGACCGTGAACTCACTCGGTGTTGCACTCGAAAACATCTCGGCGGCTGAATCGGCCATCCGTGATACGGACTTCGCGAAAGAAACGGCTGAAATGACACGCACACAGATCTTGTCACAGGCATCACAAACGGTGCTCGCACAGGCAAAATCTCAGCCAATGAACGTCCTTTCACTGCTTGGATAA
- a CDS encoding glycosyltransferase, with protein MSKPRVSILIPNYNNGKLSTHDQQHDLIGNLMATLHKTLKNEPMPFEIIAFDDGSTDDSLDTLRSWTKQTWHHGGPVLNQLIEAEHCGVLAVTANKLVEASSGDILVRLDGDVVIATENWVSKLCQIFDDGPNDLGVIGPKQLGLSGKLYAFGDWLLHPKGYHHIGAELDRYAHRQPLEVDHVMGCFYCCKREVHDQLGGYDEKILRGQTVDFGLRARLHGWRCWAVPHIEFQHCHGLRLDRDTRADEEEGISYTLDVFKKKWGFDRIAPDLDYVREHYTSTPLLWNANVFGINADEIMISHQNPTLSMDDSEWGRYANDTRLQTSTENKVQLIKSALKMLPEDKREDAKVGVIGNGAGVLGLIAFNKGINYTGTDWSEGKVKVANRCIESVPTQSNPKPKIIHHTDWRKIPLEDGSLDVVLLINVLDNHANPVSLINEAHRVLGDGDDKILLTLTLRKPSRPTGPADPMCTYTHLEIANQINATGGWDLYWWDPEQQEGPVAVIFKRVESKTTEADEKPEMVVVAEQLRNQSTKQLSAARL; from the coding sequence TTGTCCAAGCCACGCGTATCCATTCTCATTCCCAACTATAACAACGGCAAATTATCGACTCATGATCAGCAACATGATCTGATCGGTAACTTAATGGCGACGCTCCATAAAACACTAAAAAATGAACCGATGCCATTCGAAATAATCGCGTTTGATGATGGCTCAACCGATGACAGCCTCGATACACTCCGTTCTTGGACAAAACAAACATGGCATCACGGAGGCCCTGTACTCAATCAACTCATTGAAGCAGAACACTGCGGCGTTCTAGCTGTCACCGCAAACAAACTCGTCGAAGCATCATCAGGGGATATCTTGGTTCGACTTGATGGCGATGTTGTCATCGCAACAGAAAACTGGGTTAGCAAACTCTGCCAAATCTTCGATGACGGCCCGAATGACCTCGGAGTGATTGGTCCAAAACAACTTGGACTATCTGGCAAATTGTATGCTTTCGGCGATTGGCTGCTTCACCCCAAAGGATACCATCACATCGGTGCGGAGTTAGACCGTTATGCGCATAGACAGCCATTAGAAGTTGACCACGTCATGGGCTGTTTTTACTGCTGCAAACGCGAAGTACATGATCAGTTAGGCGGCTATGATGAGAAAATTTTACGCGGACAAACCGTAGACTTTGGTTTACGGGCAAGATTACATGGCTGGCGTTGCTGGGCGGTGCCACACATCGAATTTCAGCACTGCCATGGCTTACGACTCGATCGTGACACTCGGGCTGACGAAGAGGAAGGTATCTCCTATACACTCGATGTGTTCAAGAAAAAATGGGGCTTCGATCGTATCGCTCCTGATCTAGACTATGTACGCGAACATTACACCAGCACGCCATTGCTATGGAATGCGAATGTGTTTGGCATCAATGCCGATGAAATCATGATCTCCCATCAAAACCCTACCTTGAGCATGGATGATAGTGAATGGGGACGATACGCGAACGACACCAGACTACAAACCAGCACTGAAAATAAAGTCCAATTAATTAAATCCGCACTAAAAATGCTTCCTGAAGATAAACGTGAGGATGCAAAAGTTGGTGTCATTGGGAATGGTGCTGGTGTTTTGGGGCTTATCGCTTTCAATAAAGGCATCAACTATACAGGTACGGATTGGTCTGAAGGAAAAGTGAAAGTTGCGAACCGCTGCATCGAGAGTGTTCCAACTCAAAGCAACCCCAAACCCAAGATCATACACCACACTGATTGGCGCAAGATTCCGTTAGAAGACGGGTCACTTGATGTTGTTTTACTGATCAATGTACTCGACAATCATGCCAACCCCGTGTCATTAATCAACGAAGCACACCGCGTGCTCGGTGATGGTGATGATAAAATTCTTCTCACCTTGACCCTTCGCAAACCATCGCGGCCAACAGGCCCTGCAGATCCAATGTGTACGTACACACATCTTGAAATCGCGAATCAAATCAACGCGACAGGTGGATGGGATTTATATTGGTGGGATCCTGAGCAGCAAGAAGGCCCTGTTGCGGTTATATTCAAACGTGTTGAGAGCAAGACGACTGAAGCCGATGAGAAGCCGGAAATGGTTGTGGTTGCAGAACAATTGCGAAATCAATCGACTAAGCAATTGAGTGCTGCAAGACTGTAA
- the scpB gene encoding SMC-Scp complex subunit ScpB — protein MSNVTEENQPENAADPPAVDAETCDEVTEEHEETLVSEDTTPNASMPIPSDSTEAIPEPVDEHADEPEEGTYEVPDDLDERVEAALLTSPQVMNANRIGKALGGLPSKIIVEAIDRLNIVYAESNRSFRIEQVAGGWRIMTLPEYGDVLAGISKQRTTETKLRPPQLETLAIVAYKQPVTRVDVEMIRGVACGEVLRSLMERHLVKVVGRADEIGRPMLYGTTKKFLEVFGLNSTKDLPNVEEIGID, from the coding sequence ATGAGCAATGTGACCGAAGAAAATCAGCCTGAGAATGCTGCAGATCCACCTGCTGTCGATGCAGAGACCTGTGACGAGGTAACCGAGGAACACGAAGAAACGCTTGTATCCGAGGACACAACCCCCAATGCATCCATGCCAATACCAAGCGACAGCACTGAAGCTATTCCAGAGCCTGTAGATGAACATGCTGACGAGCCAGAGGAAGGCACATATGAGGTACCTGATGACCTCGATGAGCGTGTAGAAGCAGCACTTCTCACCAGCCCTCAAGTGATGAACGCGAATCGCATTGGCAAAGCACTCGGTGGACTCCCGAGTAAAATCATCGTTGAAGCGATTGACCGCCTCAACATTGTCTATGCAGAGTCAAATCGAAGCTTCCGCATTGAGCAGGTCGCAGGTGGATGGCGCATCATGACATTACCCGAGTATGGTGATGTGCTAGCTGGGATCAGTAAACAACGCACCACGGAAACAAAGCTCCGTCCTCCTCAATTGGAAACTCTTGCGATTGTCGCCTACAAACAACCAGTTACACGCGTGGATGTCGAAATGATCCGAGGCGTTGCCTGCGGCGAGGTACTGCGTTCTCTTATGGAGCGACATCTAGTCAAAGTCGTTGGCCGAGCCGACGAAATCGGGCGCCCGATGCTCTACGGCACAACCAAGAAGTTTCTTGAAGTTTTTGGTCTCAACAGCACCAAAGATCTGCCGAATGTCGAAGAAATCGGCATCGACTAA
- a CDS encoding peptidoglycan recognition protein family protein, translated as MKLSRRNILMIGISMLAAGCVDTRMRYLPRPRVDWPHASKPNSSNRLSIAPKPAQKTAAARPATYSRTRSTPSNSTTRRSVTSQQTKVSHGAFRPIARSNWTKIGPAKGRVNTMRGVNKITIHHEGSSTFWTTDYRTTAKHLDDVRKGHVGNKGWGDIGYHYIIDRAGRVWEGRSIRYQGAHVSGHNPNNVGVMVLGNFEKQKPTKAQLTALQTTLRALIRKYRVPVTRVYTHQELMPTKCPGRNLQPLTVKIRKSGVLT; from the coding sequence ATGAAACTGTCGCGTCGAAATATCTTGATGATAGGGATCAGCATGTTGGCAGCTGGGTGTGTCGACACACGAATGCGATACCTGCCGCGTCCGCGTGTCGATTGGCCCCACGCAAGCAAGCCAAATAGTTCAAATCGGTTGAGTATTGCGCCTAAACCCGCACAAAAAACAGCTGCAGCCCGACCTGCCACATATTCCCGGACACGATCAACACCTTCAAACTCAACGACGCGTCGCTCGGTCACATCACAACAAACAAAAGTCAGCCACGGTGCATTCCGCCCGATTGCTCGATCCAATTGGACAAAAATCGGCCCCGCTAAAGGCCGCGTCAACACAATGCGCGGCGTCAACAAAATCACCATTCATCACGAAGGTTCCAGCACATTCTGGACAACCGACTACCGCACAACAGCAAAGCATCTCGATGATGTCCGCAAAGGACACGTTGGCAATAAAGGCTGGGGAGATATCGGGTACCACTACATCATCGATCGAGCGGGTCGTGTATGGGAGGGACGCAGTATCCGCTACCAGGGCGCTCATGTAAGCGGCCACAACCCAAACAACGTTGGCGTTATGGTGCTTGGCAATTTTGAAAAACAGAAACCCACCAAAGCGCAGCTTACAGCCCTGCAAACCACACTACGCGCATTGATACGTAAATATCGTGTGCCTGTCACGCGTGTCTACACCCACCAAGAATTGATGCCGACAAAATGCCCAGGCCGTAATTTACAGCCACTCACAGTCAAAATACGTAAAAGTGGCGTACTAACATAG